A section of the Synechococcus sp. MU1617 genome encodes:
- a CDS encoding HEAT repeat domain-containing protein, translating to MTSQQQVERPDLDALFADLAHPNPHLQTQAYLAMVDHWPNESMPRLISLLDQPDVSLRRAAVRGLGAFGATALQPLAELFEASTDGTVRASCVKAYAQIASNYPDQTFSPASMAVLEKALSDDSPVVSQSAVMALGQVGVQALPLLIQICKGDNIAHVQSAAMALAEIPDPSAEACLREVLADSSTDPLCRQMVEASLGRLESSR from the coding sequence ATGACTTCGCAGCAGCAGGTTGAACGTCCGGATCTGGATGCGTTGTTTGCTGATCTGGCCCATCCCAACCCCCATCTGCAGACCCAGGCCTATTTGGCGATGGTTGACCATTGGCCAAACGAGTCGATGCCGCGCCTGATCTCGCTGTTGGATCAACCCGATGTGTCCTTGCGTCGCGCTGCTGTGCGAGGGCTCGGAGCCTTTGGTGCGACGGCGCTGCAACCCCTGGCGGAGCTGTTTGAAGCAAGCACGGACGGCACCGTGCGTGCCAGCTGCGTCAAGGCCTATGCCCAGATTGCATCCAACTACCCGGATCAGACCTTCTCCCCTGCTTCGATGGCGGTGCTCGAGAAGGCACTGTCGGACGACTCCCCCGTGGTGTCGCAGTCAGCGGTGATGGCCCTTGGTCAGGTGGGTGTTCAAGCGCTTCCGTTGCTGATTCAGATCTGCAAGGGAGACAACATCGCTCATGTGCAGTCAGCTGCCATGGCTTTGGCCGAAATCCCTGATCCCAGTGCTGAAGCCTGTCTCAGAGAGGTGCTGGCCGATTCGTCCACCGACCCGCTGTGCCGGCAGATGGTGGAAGCCTCTCTCGGCCGTCTTGAAAGCAGCCGTTAA
- a CDS encoding HEAT repeat domain-containing protein has translation MNGCFSLAVTESMSPVSSPETIQLSEEEADQLAQELKQQLRQGERLAGDTQAIERMVAGLGDRRGLLRLTFAESLGTVGGAAVPALCTAMCDHENVTVRRAAAKTLTLISDQRALPFLLKALLNDADPVVQGSAVGAMAAIGPAAVDGLLDILVDPGSTPMQTGLASWGLAFVGARAPEALRKAAQSPHAQIRTAAIAALGDQIQNLGDGDARQLLTNALQDPDEDVRAEATTLMGKLNESEWATPLLLPNLRDEAALVRKNAALSLMKLEDPSVIGQLQKCMETESDPSVAVVLKLAVNQLSRDD, from the coding sequence ATGAATGGCTGCTTCAGCCTTGCCGTGACCGAATCGATGTCTCCCGTAAGCAGCCCTGAAACGATTCAGCTGAGCGAAGAGGAAGCCGATCAACTGGCTCAGGAGCTGAAGCAACAACTGCGTCAGGGTGAGCGTCTCGCTGGTGACACCCAGGCGATCGAGCGCATGGTGGCCGGCCTGGGGGACCGACGTGGACTGCTGCGCCTCACCTTCGCCGAAAGCCTCGGCACCGTTGGCGGTGCTGCCGTTCCAGCCCTTTGCACAGCAATGTGCGACCACGAGAACGTGACGGTTCGCCGCGCAGCCGCCAAAACGCTGACGTTGATTTCTGATCAGCGCGCCCTTCCATTTCTGCTGAAGGCCCTGCTCAACGATGCTGATCCGGTCGTCCAGGGATCGGCCGTCGGCGCCATGGCAGCCATTGGCCCAGCTGCCGTCGACGGATTGCTCGACATCCTGGTGGACCCTGGCAGCACCCCCATGCAGACAGGCCTGGCCAGCTGGGGCTTGGCCTTCGTCGGCGCACGGGCCCCGGAGGCCTTGCGCAAGGCTGCCCAATCACCCCATGCCCAGATCCGCACAGCAGCCATCGCCGCCCTCGGGGATCAAATCCAGAACCTTGGTGATGGGGATGCCCGTCAGCTACTCACCAATGCGCTTCAGGATCCGGATGAAGACGTGCGCGCTGAAGCAACAACCCTGATGGGCAAGCTCAACGAAAGCGAATGGGCGACCCCACTACTGCTTCCGAACCTGCGGGACGAAGCAGCACTCGTTCGCAAAAATGCTGCGTTGTCGCTGATGAAACTGGAGGACCCTTCCGTGATCGGACAACTCCAGAAGTGCATGGAGACGGAAAGCGACCCGTCAGTCGCTGTGGTGCTCAAGCTTGCTGTGAATCAGCTCAGCAGAGACGACTGA
- a CDS encoding DUF2656 family protein: MTRFVLSHNLQIQDSAVPPFAFDALAKALAEQCDSVTSAEALSHPHWKISLESTATPGHLAEEISQAWRKIRANQGHSTDHAVMALGGRKDSEGTPGAPLQQGGWGVDVVETRDPDGFLQVINWSGLTAGRPADGIFQVIDHPL, encoded by the coding sequence GTGACCCGATTCGTCCTTTCCCACAACCTGCAGATCCAGGATTCTGCGGTGCCTCCATTCGCCTTTGATGCCTTGGCCAAGGCGTTGGCCGAGCAGTGCGATTCGGTGACATCGGCCGAAGCACTCAGCCACCCGCATTGGAAGATCAGCCTCGAGTCCACGGCGACTCCTGGCCATTTGGCTGAAGAGATCAGTCAGGCCTGGCGAAAGATCCGCGCTAATCAGGGGCACTCCACCGACCATGCCGTGATGGCTCTTGGTGGTCGCAAGGATTCCGAGGGCACCCCAGGGGCCCCGCTTCAGCAGGGCGGCTGGGGTGTGGATGTGGTGGAAACCCGCGATCCAGACGGGTTTTTGCAGGTGATCAACTGGAGTGGACTCACCGCCGGACGACCGGCTGATGGCATCTTCCAGGTGATCGATCACCCGCTTTGA
- a CDS encoding HEAT repeat domain-containing protein, with amino-acid sequence MTGAFDNIHPGLSQGDAIRLLSAPLAELESQSDPYMAAAHLINFPGRETETALIALVMDADQAQPRKLARRKAVEVLGRLGCQEAMAAIANCLNSDDPYLVENAAFALQQLNCQDAAVHQSLRQLLSDPAQNRRVLIQSLAALNVSEAEPLIASFQTSDQPGVRGAAISASIRLGGSRDQLSVLGEQTLLPNQMDRQSAIQDAINAGATELLPQILRAPVSPVFRMRALRALWPDGQRESDGLELLEVLDALIVDRPEALELVHAYDQPPSADFLIQEFFGTDFSRSYLALQTLQDHAAEQLWPRLEQRWHAEAHNDYGAHYFFIRLFSRTGPWPDKALGMIEAILAEAITTRRPQFMKSKPAAVLAMDGLKLVKDPGTTVASWLDPQVTPFWEARYAAAMVASPAQLASAFDDPEPFVAMRARAACNAAAG; translated from the coding sequence TTGACCGGAGCTTTTGACAACATCCATCCGGGGCTGTCCCAAGGCGATGCGATACGCCTGCTGAGTGCTCCTCTGGCCGAGCTGGAGTCACAGAGTGATCCCTACATGGCGGCGGCCCATCTGATCAATTTCCCTGGCCGCGAAACGGAAACGGCGTTGATCGCCTTGGTGATGGATGCGGATCAAGCGCAACCACGCAAATTGGCGCGGCGGAAGGCTGTGGAAGTGCTGGGACGGCTGGGCTGCCAGGAGGCCATGGCTGCCATCGCCAATTGCCTCAACAGCGACGATCCCTATCTCGTTGAAAATGCCGCTTTTGCGCTTCAACAGCTGAACTGCCAAGACGCCGCCGTTCATCAGTCGTTGCGGCAGCTGTTGTCTGATCCAGCCCAGAACCGACGGGTGTTGATTCAGAGCCTTGCCGCGCTAAATGTCTCCGAAGCCGAGCCGTTGATTGCGAGCTTCCAGACGTCGGATCAACCCGGGGTCCGCGGCGCGGCCATTAGTGCAAGCATCCGTCTTGGCGGCAGCCGTGACCAGCTCTCTGTTCTGGGCGAGCAGACGCTGTTGCCGAATCAGATGGATCGCCAGTCGGCGATTCAGGATGCGATCAATGCAGGGGCAACGGAGCTGTTGCCTCAGATTCTGCGTGCACCTGTGTCGCCGGTGTTTCGGATGCGGGCGTTGCGTGCGCTCTGGCCTGACGGTCAGCGAGAGAGCGATGGCCTGGAACTGCTCGAGGTGCTTGATGCCTTGATCGTCGATCGGCCGGAAGCCTTGGAGCTGGTGCATGCCTACGACCAGCCGCCCTCAGCGGATTTCCTGATTCAGGAATTTTTCGGCACTGATTTCAGTCGCAGTTATCTGGCGCTGCAGACCTTGCAGGACCATGCAGCGGAGCAGCTCTGGCCACGTCTGGAGCAGCGCTGGCATGCCGAAGCCCACAACGACTATGGGGCTCATTACTTTTTCATCCGGCTGTTTTCAAGGACCGGGCCCTGGCCTGACAAGGCCCTTGGCATGATCGAAGCCATCCTGGCGGAGGCCATCACCACACGCCGGCCACAATTCATGAAATCCAAGCCGGCCGCAGTGTTGGCCATGGACGGTTTGAAGCTTGTGAAGGATCCAGGCACAACGGTTGCGTCCTGGCTTGATCCCCAAGTGACGCCGTTCTGGGAAGCCCGCTATGCCGCTGCGATGGTGGCCTCTCCCGCCCAGCTGGCCTCAGCCTTCGATGATCCTGAGCCCTTCGTGGCGATGCGTGCCCGTGCCGCTTGCAATGCTGCAGCTGGATGA
- the mpeA gene encoding class 2 C-phycoerythrin subunit alpha has translation MKSVLTTVIGAADSGSRFPTSSDLESVQGSLQRAAARLEAAEKIAQNYDAIAQRAVDAVYTQYPNGATGRQPRQCATEGKEKCKRDFVHYLRLINYSLVVGGTGPLDELAINGQREVYKALSIDPGTYVAGFTQMRNDGCAPRDLSPQALTEYNAALDYVINSLA, from the coding sequence ATGAAGTCCGTTCTTACCACCGTCATCGGCGCCGCAGACAGCGGCTCCCGTTTCCCCACCAGCTCCGACCTGGAGTCTGTGCAGGGTTCCCTGCAGCGTGCAGCCGCCCGTCTCGAGGCTGCTGAGAAAATCGCTCAGAACTACGACGCCATCGCTCAGCGCGCTGTCGACGCCGTCTACACCCAGTACCCCAACGGTGCCACCGGCCGTCAGCCCCGCCAGTGCGCCACTGAAGGCAAGGAGAAGTGCAAGCGCGACTTCGTCCACTACCTGCGTCTGATCAACTACTCCCTGGTTGTTGGCGGCACCGGCCCTCTGGACGAACTGGCCATCAACGGTCAGCGTGAGGTCTACAAGGCCCTCAGCATCGACCCCGGCACCTACGTTGCTGGTTTCACCCAAATGCGTAACGACGGCTGCGCTCCTCGCGACCTGAGCCCCCAGGCTCTGACCGAGTACAACGCCGCTCTGGACTACGTGATCAACTCCCTCGCCTGA
- a CDS encoding bleomycin hydrolase, translated as MLDAFSRQAVSADSSGSFIGGAQLNDLKAFIAAGNKRLDAVNAITANASCVVSDSVAGICCENTGLTAPNGGVYTNRKMAACLRDAEIIMRYVSYALLAGDASVLQDRCLNGLRETYAALGVPSGSASRAVAIMKASACAHITNTNNTTGEKRKMPVTEGDCNALSAEAASYFDMVISAIS; from the coding sequence ATGCTCGACGCATTCTCTAGGCAGGCTGTTTCCGCTGATTCCAGCGGCAGCTTCATCGGTGGCGCTCAGCTGAACGACCTGAAGGCATTCATCGCCGCAGGCAACAAGCGTTTGGACGCCGTGAACGCCATCACCGCCAACGCTTCCTGCGTGGTGTCCGACTCCGTTGCAGGCATCTGCTGCGAAAACACCGGCCTGACCGCTCCCAACGGTGGTGTGTACACCAACCGCAAGATGGCTGCTTGCTTGCGTGATGCTGAGATCATCATGCGCTACGTCTCCTACGCCCTGCTGGCTGGTGACGCTTCTGTGCTGCAGGACCGCTGCCTGAACGGTCTGCGCGAGACCTATGCCGCTCTGGGCGTTCCTTCCGGTTCCGCTTCCCGCGCTGTGGCCATCATGAAGGCCTCCGCCTGTGCGCACATCACCAACACCAACAACACCACTGGTGAGAAGCGCAAGATGCCTGTGACCGAGGGCGACTGCAACGCACTCTCCGCTGAGGCTGCTTCCTACTTCGACATGGTGATCAGCGCCATCAGCTGA
- a CDS encoding HEAT repeat domain-containing protein, with protein MSERFDTLFAGMSEETAMETLLKPPAELKNPGLKYLAATRLGACQSPESLQKLLTAGANDSDDLYERITRRKALEALGRRKDRSALPVLLAALQADDEPTVVNAADAIARLGTPINKEGQAELLHALEGPDNQRRAVLQAFCRLGMHDSSGQIDRCRNDINPLVAGAAHAYSVRVLGDPQGLQPLVEQLRDDNAGRRRAAVIDLGDAGRIEALAELIRCPVSMPLRAKSAFQMATSQAGAIDPDASDLLKELLQDDPRRLNLDGIPETAAEPEVIKEGLQHRDEARQYAAAKALMTLPRSAQLDQIDALRSSLGSDYGVHYLLASCTGLLKLHERSDLVREALAETAPQYAKSRIAGAWSCLRLGLRDQTTILEEVGRSHPWQPLQWSCREVASLLA; from the coding sequence ATGAGCGAACGCTTCGACACTCTTTTCGCAGGAATGAGTGAGGAGACGGCGATGGAAACGTTGCTCAAGCCACCGGCCGAGCTCAAGAATCCTGGCCTTAAATATCTCGCTGCGACCCGTCTTGGGGCCTGCCAGTCCCCCGAGTCCCTTCAGAAACTCCTCACAGCAGGCGCTAACGACTCCGACGACCTCTACGAACGCATCACCCGGCGCAAAGCCCTCGAAGCCCTGGGCCGACGCAAAGACCGGTCGGCTCTTCCCGTGCTTCTTGCCGCCTTGCAGGCCGATGACGAACCCACCGTCGTCAATGCGGCTGATGCCATCGCCCGGCTGGGTACACCTATTAATAAGGAGGGGCAAGCAGAATTACTCCACGCCCTGGAAGGCCCCGACAATCAACGCCGGGCGGTGCTTCAGGCCTTCTGCCGGCTGGGCATGCACGATTCCAGCGGCCAGATCGATCGTTGCCGCAATGACATCAATCCCCTGGTAGCGGGGGCGGCCCATGCCTACTCCGTTCGGGTGCTAGGTGACCCGCAAGGCCTTCAACCCCTCGTGGAGCAGCTCCGAGATGACAATGCCGGACGACGACGGGCCGCCGTGATCGATCTGGGAGATGCGGGCCGAATCGAAGCCCTGGCGGAGTTGATTCGCTGCCCCGTGTCCATGCCCCTGCGCGCCAAGAGTGCGTTTCAGATGGCCACCAGCCAAGCTGGCGCCATTGATCCTGATGCGTCAGATCTGCTGAAGGAGCTGCTTCAGGACGATCCCAGACGGCTGAACCTGGACGGGATTCCCGAAACCGCTGCCGAACCCGAAGTGATTAAGGAGGGACTGCAGCATCGGGACGAAGCCCGCCAGTACGCCGCCGCCAAAGCCTTGATGACCTTGCCCAGATCAGCCCAACTGGATCAGATCGATGCATTGCGCTCCAGCCTCGGAAGCGACTACGGCGTCCACTACCTGCTGGCGAGCTGCACCGGGCTGCTGAAGCTGCATGAGCGCAGCGACCTGGTTCGTGAGGCTCTAGCGGAAACAGCACCGCAATATGCGAAGTCCCGCATTGCTGGCGCCTGGAGCTGCCTGCGGCTTGGGCTACGGGATCAAACAACAATCTTGGAGGAGGTCGGCCGCAGCCATCCCTGGCAGCCGCTGCAGTGGAGCTGCCGTGAAGTGGCAAGCCTGCTTGCCTAA
- a CDS encoding Nif11-like leader peptide family natural product precursor has protein sequence MANTELERFIQAIADDHGLATGIKTLGSHYDIVAYANIRGYAITLAEWGRYLAMDWLQTSDADLASVHRADPAHWSWAFRQLSRWRALLMDGAEAEGMLGSADFAVARNESVVQPASTPAPTLTDAEKDAALASFIQLVKTRPDLKDQVKSARNQDEVIGLAQAQGFAIDSLTLLRSWSQVSDFSKPTWFGWFDD, from the coding sequence ATGGCCAACACAGAACTTGAGCGTTTCATACAAGCGATTGCGGATGATCATGGGCTAGCGACGGGAATCAAAACACTTGGCTCCCATTACGACATCGTTGCCTACGCCAACATCCGCGGCTACGCCATCACCTTGGCGGAATGGGGAAGATATCTGGCCATGGATTGGTTGCAGACTTCCGATGCCGATCTGGCCTCTGTTCACCGGGCCGATCCAGCCCATTGGAGTTGGGCCTTTCGTCAATTGTCCCGCTGGCGTGCGCTGTTGATGGATGGTGCAGAAGCGGAGGGAATGCTTGGCTCCGCAGATTTTGCAGTGGCCCGGAATGAGTCCGTTGTTCAGCCGGCCAGTACCCCTGCACCCACCCTGACGGATGCAGAGAAAGATGCGGCGTTGGCGTCGTTCATCCAGCTCGTGAAAACGCGGCCTGATCTGAAGGATCAAGTGAAATCAGCACGGAACCAAGACGAGGTGATTGGCTTGGCCCAAGCCCAAGGTTTTGCCATTGATTCGCTCACGCTGTTGCGGAGTTGGAGCCAGGTGTCTGACTTCAGCAAACCCACCTGGTTTGGCTGGTTTGATGATTAA
- a CDS encoding CpeR family transcriptional regulator, producing the protein MSAIDAEKQLKTWIRSQHLICEGTDFIFETVDQTHLEKFERCIEAIGGRVRKIAAAGNWPMGPRRTFKILRATAAVPRPGGESLVTYWAKRGTTRTRYAEIS; encoded by the coding sequence ATGTCTGCAATCGACGCCGAAAAACAACTGAAAACCTGGATCCGGTCGCAGCATCTGATTTGCGAAGGAACCGATTTCATCTTTGAAACGGTGGATCAAACCCACCTCGAAAAATTCGAGCGTTGCATTGAAGCCATCGGTGGACGCGTGCGGAAAATCGCTGCTGCAGGCAACTGGCCGATGGGGCCAAGGCGCACCTTCAAAATCCTTCGCGCCACAGCAGCAGTTCCCAGACCGGGGGGCGAGTCACTGGTGACCTATTGGGCCAAACGCGGCACCACACGCACCCGCTATGCAGAGATCAGCTGA
- a CDS encoding chromophore lyase CpcT/CpeT yields MSDNNEALLLFAKTLAGHYSNLQQSQENPKDFAHINIFFRPLPWDVLKAPGFYSEQSYDHDPWRPYRQGIHRLLPAEGDVFIVENYGFADPIRLAGAGQRPELLNSLKPESLKPRCGCGMHFREVESGRYLGEVEPGKNCMVPRDGQLTYLVSEVDVNATDWISRDRGFDPDTDEQRWGSEHGPLRFKRVAHLGNELDQNWLQW; encoded by the coding sequence ATGTCAGACAACAACGAGGCTCTACTCCTCTTCGCCAAGACGCTCGCAGGGCATTACAGCAATCTCCAACAGTCTCAGGAGAATCCCAAGGATTTCGCTCACATCAATATCTTTTTTCGCCCGCTTCCCTGGGATGTTCTGAAAGCACCTGGATTTTATTCGGAGCAAAGTTATGACCATGATCCTTGGCGGCCCTACCGCCAAGGCATTCACCGCTTGCTCCCCGCCGAGGGTGATGTTTTTATCGTTGAAAACTACGGATTTGCGGATCCCATCCGGCTTGCGGGTGCAGGCCAACGCCCTGAACTCCTCAACAGCCTCAAGCCTGAGTCCCTGAAACCACGTTGTGGCTGTGGGATGCACTTCCGCGAGGTTGAATCCGGTCGATACCTTGGTGAAGTTGAGCCCGGCAAGAACTGCATGGTTCCCCGGGATGGCCAGCTGACGTATTTGGTCAGCGAAGTGGATGTCAACGCCACAGACTGGATCAGTCGCGATCGGGGCTTTGACCCCGACACTGATGAGCAGCGCTGGGGCTCCGAACACGGACCGCTGCGGTTCAAACGTGTGGCTCACCTCGGTAACGAGCTGGACCAGAACTGGCTCCAGTGGTGA
- a CDS encoding phycobiliprotein lyase, protein MNIEQFVAQSEGTWRSMRSGHSLAFQQFEEVLSEVQISRIDASDREINDLIQSSSLNERSEVSAPFRMTWAAESDWEPDDPNEVSSGACLIVPIPSDDTKGVLLRSVGYAEAAPAESNYSFLNDGTFLLTTQYEQSIAEERIWFVSEHVRCRSSVLRTSAGSGVLQTSFASEVRRLSS, encoded by the coding sequence ATGAACATCGAGCAATTTGTTGCTCAAAGCGAGGGAACGTGGCGATCGATGCGATCCGGCCACTCCCTCGCTTTTCAGCAATTTGAAGAGGTCCTCAGTGAAGTTCAAATATCACGTATCGACGCTTCCGATAGAGAGATCAACGACTTGATTCAATCGTCGAGCCTGAATGAAAGATCAGAGGTTTCGGCACCCTTTCGAATGACCTGGGCCGCCGAAAGTGATTGGGAACCTGATGATCCCAATGAGGTGTCATCAGGTGCATGTCTGATTGTGCCCATCCCAAGCGACGACACCAAAGGAGTTCTGCTTCGGAGCGTTGGTTATGCAGAAGCAGCGCCAGCTGAATCCAACTACAGCTTTCTCAACGACGGAACATTTCTGCTCACCACGCAATACGAGCAATCGATTGCCGAAGAACGCATCTGGTTTGTCTCGGAGCATGTTCGCTGCCGCTCCTCCGTGCTTCGCACATCGGCTGGATCAGGCGTGTTGCAAACATCCTTTGCCTCTGAAGTGCGGCGTCTGAGCAGCTGA
- a CDS encoding phycobilisome rod-core linker polypeptide, whose amino-acid sequence MTTATLATPANQDRSHAEDIIRAVYRQVFGNRHLMELDVQPSIEALFINGDLTVQGLVTALAQSESYRRLFLETNNPYRFVELNFKHLLGRPPRDQAEVSEHVRRLADEGFEAEIASYTYSDEYLNNFGIDSVPYARTQTSVDGESTVAYQRNQAMDPGFAGFDADQGSVLQVSLASNSNPTAAGTRKVVGGGNRFTVLWTSRVQLGTVRRSAQRSVVSYSSLSRTIQSIQAQGGNILSIANA is encoded by the coding sequence ATGACCACTGCCACCCTGGCCACACCCGCAAACCAAGATCGCAGCCACGCTGAAGACATCATTCGTGCCGTGTACCGGCAGGTCTTCGGCAATCGCCACCTGATGGAGCTGGACGTTCAGCCCTCCATCGAAGCTCTCTTCATCAACGGCGACCTCACTGTTCAGGGTCTGGTCACAGCACTGGCTCAGTCGGAGAGCTACCGCCGCCTGTTCCTCGAGACGAACAACCCCTACCGCTTCGTTGAACTCAACTTCAAGCACCTGCTGGGCCGTCCTCCCCGGGATCAGGCTGAAGTCAGCGAGCACGTGCGTCGCCTTGCCGACGAAGGTTTCGAAGCCGAAATCGCCAGCTACACCTACAGCGACGAGTATCTGAACAACTTCGGGATCGACAGCGTTCCCTACGCGCGCACCCAAACGAGCGTGGACGGCGAAAGCACCGTGGCTTACCAGCGAAACCAGGCCATGGATCCTGGCTTCGCTGGCTTCGATGCCGATCAAGGTTCTGTGCTGCAGGTAAGCCTGGCCTCCAATTCGAATCCCACGGCAGCTGGCACCAGAAAAGTGGTTGGCGGCGGCAACCGCTTCACGGTCCTGTGGACGTCCCGCGTTCAACTGGGTACCGTTCGTCGCTCCGCCCAGCGATCAGTGGTGAGCTACTCCTCTCTGTCCCGGACCATTCAGAGCATCCAGGCTCAGGGCGGGAACATTCTTTCTATTGCGAACGCTTAA
- a CDS encoding phycobilisome rod-core linker polypeptide: protein MSASQGFGAASLNDAPVSFSRTRNAAAKAALSNGEFLRQSCASMKIAIGPRNHEDCPHGVTAQRYAPDDSAALATAISAAYRQVFGNAHVMDNERSAELEARYGNGELTTRDFVRGLAKTSFYKARFFEAVAPQRGIELNLKHLLGRPPVDHAEMSAHIALLASGGHDAVIDFIVDGAEYAEVFGDDVVPYTRSFTSAAGIPNNSFARMATLERGFAISDSAIGSRSQLANALARNTTAYIQLPSGASFTGGAQSSGLGTTAQFASKKRASSDGGDSTPIRNDAYVGFGLGQREQEVFQRCPGDTADQINGLIRATYRQVMGNPHLMESERAMSAESRYAEGYLSTRELVRAIALSPEYSRRFFETNAPYRFVELNFKHFLGRAPKSQAELSEHIQILAKDGYEAEINSYLDSAEYQNTFGEDTVPYMRILSEQGRAQVAFNRHLSLAEGFAASDSVLNSASLVTSVATNSVPSGWRTTTTRTNRNGAVAGSPAATTKRFRIVVQAQPRGGRQRTPNASYLVSGKDMSSQMKYIHARGGRIVSITEVM from the coding sequence ATCATGAGGATTGCCCCCATGGCGTGACCGCTCAGCGCTATGCACCGGACGACTCCGCAGCCCTGGCCACAGCCATCAGTGCTGCCTACCGCCAGGTGTTTGGCAACGCCCATGTGATGGACAACGAGCGTTCCGCTGAGCTGGAAGCCCGTTACGGCAATGGCGAGCTGACCACACGCGATTTTGTTCGCGGTCTAGCCAAAACCTCCTTCTACAAAGCACGCTTTTTCGAGGCTGTTGCGCCTCAGCGCGGCATCGAACTGAACCTCAAGCACCTGCTGGGCCGGCCGCCCGTTGATCACGCTGAGATGTCGGCGCACATTGCATTGCTGGCGAGCGGTGGCCACGATGCCGTGATCGATTTCATCGTCGATGGAGCTGAATACGCCGAAGTATTTGGTGACGACGTGGTGCCTTACACCCGCTCCTTCACGTCCGCCGCTGGAATCCCCAACAACAGCTTCGCCCGCATGGCGACGCTCGAACGCGGCTTCGCCATTAGCGACAGCGCCATCGGCAGCCGCAGCCAGCTGGCCAATGCTTTGGCACGCAACACCACGGCCTACATCCAGCTGCCCTCCGGAGCCAGCTTCACCGGCGGAGCTCAATCCAGCGGCCTCGGCACCACAGCCCAATTCGCTTCCAAGAAGCGCGCCAGCAGCGATGGTGGAGATTCCACCCCGATCCGCAACGACGCCTACGTAGGTTTCGGCCTGGGACAGCGGGAACAGGAAGTGTTCCAACGCTGCCCGGGAGACACTGCCGATCAGATCAATGGTCTGATTCGTGCCACCTACCGCCAAGTGATGGGCAACCCTCATCTGATGGAGTCGGAGCGGGCGATGTCGGCTGAAAGCCGTTACGCCGAGGGCTATCTGAGCACCAGAGAATTGGTGCGCGCCATCGCTCTCTCCCCCGAGTACAGCCGCCGTTTCTTTGAAACGAATGCCCCTTACCGCTTCGTTGAGCTCAACTTCAAGCACTTCCTGGGCCGGGCACCCAAGTCTCAGGCGGAACTGAGTGAGCACATCCAGATCCTGGCCAAGGACGGCTACGAAGCTGAGATCAACAGCTACCTCGACAGCGCTGAGTACCAGAACACCTTCGGTGAAGACACGGTGCCCTACATGCGCATCCTCAGCGAACAAGGCCGAGCTCAGGTGGCCTTCAACCGCCACCTCTCGCTGGCCGAAGGCTTCGCAGCCAGCGACTCCGTTCTCAACAGCGCATCCCTGGTCACTTCCGTGGCCACCAACTCCGTCCCCAGTGGCTGGAGAACCACCACGACCCGGACCAACCGGAACGGTGCTGTGGCCGGATCTCCTGCCGCCACCACGAAGCGCTTCCGCATCGTGGTTCAGGCTCAGCCGCGCGGCGGACGCCAGCGCACACCGAATGCGAGTTACCTCGTCTCCGGTAAGGACATGAGCAGCCAGATGAAGTACATCCACGCCCGCGGCGGCCGGATCGTCTCCATCACCGAAGTGATGTGA